One window of Etheostoma spectabile isolate EspeVRDwgs_2016 chromosome 6, UIUC_Espe_1.0, whole genome shotgun sequence genomic DNA carries:
- the LOC116691739 gene encoding mucin-5AC: MASTTFLRDTGCKDILHLLLLGVLLPSVLASSETAVPSSSGSASPTGIPANTTTNSTQPLNTTGSTATAPSIQPATTNSGSNITGPTTNSTTVGTSTTFGGKPSASSTVTMMQSSTAKATGGTSSTFSMTSNSSMTSLMSTSLSSNSSGSMNGTTMIQCPSFTCNYSDCYTMYNSQNATRCAAGDFCQLIRQMDMCYTVSCSASCANSCVNTSQTNCSMSCCNSTGCLNSSFASMMMMMTTTVIATTTTTPTPATTMTATSPQTTENNGKKCRSGVCIGTDCYTKFQEVQICSASQPHCQLKKETKDSSFQWTAGCTNCSGQTPCKTSTVPPCLLECCNATTSASCLMLNGMLNVPNFATRGPHLHKEWIASLICLLAITLLQ, translated from the exons gCTGCAAAGACATCCTGCACCTCCTCCTCTTAGGAGTACTTCTGCCATCAGTATTAGCCTCCAGCGAAACTGCTGTCCCCTCCAGTTCTGGCTCTGCATCACCCACCGGCATTCCAGCCAATACAACCACCAATTCTACCCAGCCCCTCAACACCACTGGAAGCACTGCAACAGCTCCTTCCATCCAGCCCGCCACCACCAACTCTGGAAGTAACATCACTGGACCCACAACAAACTCAACTACCGTTGGGACCTCCACCACCTTTGGAG GAAAACCTTCTGCCTCCTCTACAGTAACCATGATGCAGTCCAGCACCGCCAAGGCCACCGGTGGGACTAGTTCAACTTTCTCCATGACTTCAAACTCTTCCATGACCTCACTGATGTCCACCAGTCTGTCATCAAACTCCAGTG GTAGCATGAACGGAACCACTATG ATACAATGTCCTTCATTCACATGTAACTACTCAGACTGCTACACAATGTACAACAGTCAGAATGCCACTCGTTGTGCTGCTGGTGACTTTTGTCAG CTGATCAGACAGATGGACATGTGCTACACTGTTAGCTGCAGCGCCTCCTGTGCTAATAGTTGCGTCAACACCTCTCAGACCAACTGCTCCATGAGTTGCTGCAATTCGACTGGCTGCCTCAATAGCAGTTTTGCTtctatgatgatgatgatgacaaccACAG TAATTGCAACCACGACAACAACACCCACCCCAGCCACTACAATGACTGCCACCAGTCcgcaaacaacagaaaacaat gGAAAGAAATGCCGTTCAGGTGTATGTATTGGCACAGATTGCTACACAAAATTCCAAGAAGTCCAAATTTGCTCTGCCTCACAGCCCCACTGTCAG CTGAAAAAGGAAACCAAAGATTCCAGTTTCCAGTGGACAGCAGGTTGCACTAACTGTTCTGGCCAAACCCCATGCAAGACCTCCACAGTGCCTCCATGTCTTCTGGAGTGCTGCAACGCCACCACTTCAGCTTCCTGCCTCATGTTGAATGGTATGCTGAATGTCCCCAATTTCGCCACAAGAGGTCCTCATCTTCACAAAGAATGGATTGCTTCCTTAATTTGCCTGCTCGCCATCACTTTGCTGCAGTGA